The Spirosoma oryzicola genome contains a region encoding:
- a CDS encoding acetylxylan esterase: MNGRRKPLLPVVTFVILSGLQTGGLTAFAQGPGPGQRLPLPPIPIKEDTTHTLSKHFTRASAAKKSPDAKGFIQRWLVLEPVKKDIVRNNIFTDNYLRTTFATDNFSGDYNTIPQDGETVKVGNQKLKWYALDSKTFNVNLYHFTYAINKPKYGILVWLVTIIDCPEEIQNVRMAAGCNSGSMWWLNGQEALMLSGDRDMIADNGTSARLTLKKGKNIVRGAVINGPGMANFCVRFLDEKGSPVKNLRIGYE, encoded by the coding sequence ATGAACGGAAGACGCAAACCCTTGTTGCCAGTTGTAACGTTTGTCATTTTATCAGGATTACAAACAGGTGGCCTTACCGCCTTTGCCCAAGGCCCAGGTCCGGGACAACGACTACCACTCCCTCCCATACCCATAAAAGAGGATACGACACATACCTTATCCAAACACTTCACAAGGGCCTCTGCCGCAAAAAAGTCACCTGATGCAAAAGGATTTATTCAACGTTGGCTCGTGCTGGAACCGGTAAAAAAAGATATCGTCAGGAATAATATTTTCACCGACAACTACCTGCGAACCACTTTTGCGACCGACAATTTTTCTGGCGATTACAACACGATTCCCCAGGATGGCGAAACGGTAAAAGTAGGAAACCAGAAGTTGAAGTGGTATGCACTGGACAGCAAGACTTTCAACGTCAATTTATACCATTTTACCTACGCCATCAACAAGCCAAAATACGGCATACTTGTCTGGCTTGTGACGATCATCGATTGCCCCGAAGAAATTCAAAACGTCAGGATGGCTGCCGGATGCAATTCTGGCAGTATGTGGTGGTTGAATGGACAGGAAGCCTTAATGCTTTCCGGCGACCGGGATATGATTGCCGATAATGGTACCTCTGCTCGTTTAACGCTTAAAAAGGGGAAGAACATCGTCCGTGGGGCCGTCATAAATGGACCGGGTATGGCTAATTTCTGCGTTCGTTTTTTAGATGAAAAAGGATCGCCTGTCAAAAACCTCCGTATTGGTTACGAATAA
- a CDS encoding hybrid sensor histidine kinase/response regulator transcription factor, with the protein MAYLTLPTYQQHQIVKHIYWQSISLIVMLLLGCCSLAGGQHFGAFVQRYGPEQGLAHREVNAILQDRQDFMWFGTRFGLNRFDGTTFTTYTRGKNGLGFDDIQSIAQDADGLLWLLGPEGKSAITIFNPLTGVATSFEKRFNQTRRNHPPVLPQIRLLNSPDGTIFFIDYQPAKLNVYHPKSGLKTVPLPQYTTLMLAAVTTRNTVWAIANRSQLVELTPDGRVLHAYVHSGPIHTCLGQRHAGTEFFYWVEEDEKYPYKGQLYKIDESGRRQEQSRTILQPNKLQQRVAYAFDQSGRIWNGYQLHDSADRIALDVSDQLASGLLDDRSFFRDRNGSFWLGTSFGLYQMRLNQHYFERLFYQSGTGKQPAVRGITAVGDTLYTNLENGIGLFASNRSGASAHLLLDRPRSLVSLSGNLDGKLYLCEGYTLIAYDYRTTKRTVTPIPGPGTIWTIHPFSNNPRRLLAGGEPGLWVVDPTTNQVTAFRDYNQFPELAQAYVLHINTDRQGTLWLCASTGLYTVDPRKGVTARYWSGGKGSFKLPADSYQHFYQDPLGLFWLATANAGLIRWDRSQSRYRQFRRADGLNNDNIYAVYADRRGHLWLSSDNGIMQFDPVRLTTRTYTEQEGITHNEFNRIAHYQDAQGRLYFGGLNGVTAFNPRDFDAEPALPALPLRMVSFRQFDASRNTLVDKTEELLKTRQITLQPNDRSSILHFALLNYTDAQKNKYAYQFSGLADTWHYQAEPYLRLGNLPYGDYKLLIKGQAADGRMSVVPLSFKVRVLRPFYLRGWFLFSMVFLMLGGVWGWGRWRNRQYHKAQIRLQTRIDEATRTIARQAQDLKQLDEAKSHFFANISHEFRTPLTIILGMADRLHQQADPQLKQSASMIERNGQSLLRLVNQILDLTKLEAGAMSLQPVRADLVGFIQYVAESFQTMATTKGIQLHFQADQSELDTDFDKGKLGDILSNLFTNALKFTPAGGLVSCTLAIYPIYPSLTNDYYEAVVPTQPGEGPWISIHVRNTGPGISAQDLPHIFDRFYQRSAPMNPTQPVSGTGIGLSLVRELLVLMNGGLAVRSQPGEGAEFAIRLRQIRQNTVPLTLSAEPIVPYPTTPDKVELMANAGADKPVLLLVEDNDDVARYIVSCIQTDYQVLCAPNGQAGIDLALEKIPDLIISDVMMPLKDGFELCGTLKSDERTSHIPIVLLTARAATDDRLTGLRRGGDAYLVKPFQREELLLVLSNLLQTQRRLQRYYSQRALGDLQPGPVSLGETDAKEDQFLAKLRRTLEDHLDNVALDNDMICQLMGMSRNSLYRKLMALTGMSTTPYLRTLRVQKAEELLKYSTLSITEVACVVGFGSTRHFRRVFMEENGVSPTAFRTMKQPMDS; encoded by the coding sequence ATGGCCTACCTTACGTTGCCAACCTATCAACAGCATCAAATAGTAAAGCATATCTATTGGCAATCAATCAGCCTGATCGTTATGTTGCTGCTTGGCTGCTGCTCATTGGCCGGAGGGCAGCATTTCGGAGCGTTTGTTCAACGCTATGGCCCCGAGCAGGGTCTGGCTCATCGTGAAGTGAACGCTATCCTTCAGGATCGCCAAGATTTTATGTGGTTTGGTACCCGGTTTGGGCTTAACCGCTTCGACGGGACAACGTTTACGACTTATACCCGAGGAAAAAACGGGCTTGGTTTTGACGATATTCAATCCATCGCTCAGGACGCCGACGGACTGCTATGGCTCTTAGGTCCTGAGGGTAAATCGGCCATTACCATTTTTAATCCCCTGACAGGCGTAGCGACCTCCTTCGAGAAACGCTTCAACCAGACCCGACGCAATCATCCCCCGGTATTGCCGCAGATACGGCTCCTGAATAGCCCTGACGGAACAATCTTTTTCATCGATTATCAGCCCGCCAAATTAAATGTCTACCATCCAAAGTCGGGTTTAAAGACTGTGCCGTTACCACAGTACACAACCCTGATGCTGGCGGCTGTTACCACCCGAAATACCGTTTGGGCGATTGCCAACAGGAGCCAATTAGTGGAACTAACACCGGACGGACGCGTGCTGCATGCATACGTACACTCCGGACCAATTCATACCTGTTTAGGTCAGCGCCATGCTGGTACCGAATTCTTTTACTGGGTTGAAGAAGACGAAAAGTATCCGTACAAAGGACAACTGTACAAAATCGATGAATCGGGGCGTCGGCAGGAGCAATCCCGTACTATTCTCCAACCGAATAAACTGCAACAACGGGTTGCTTACGCCTTTGATCAAAGCGGACGGATTTGGAATGGGTACCAGTTGCATGATTCGGCCGACCGGATTGCCCTCGATGTCAGTGATCAACTAGCCAGTGGTCTTCTTGATGACCGAAGTTTTTTTCGCGACCGAAACGGAAGTTTTTGGTTAGGAACCAGCTTTGGTCTCTACCAGATGCGGCTCAACCAGCACTATTTCGAGCGTTTGTTCTATCAGTCTGGTACCGGAAAACAACCCGCCGTTCGGGGCATTACCGCCGTGGGCGACACGCTCTACACGAATCTGGAGAACGGCATAGGTTTATTCGCCAGCAACCGTTCGGGGGCATCGGCCCACCTACTGCTGGATAGGCCCCGGTCGCTGGTTAGTTTGAGCGGAAACCTGGATGGTAAACTTTATTTGTGCGAGGGTTACACGCTGATCGCCTACGATTACCGAACCACGAAACGCACTGTGACCCCAATACCCGGTCCGGGAACCATCTGGACCATTCACCCCTTTTCGAACAATCCCCGCCGGTTGCTGGCCGGTGGCGAACCCGGTTTGTGGGTAGTTGACCCGACCACAAACCAGGTTACTGCCTTCCGGGATTACAATCAGTTTCCTGAATTAGCGCAGGCCTATGTACTCCACATCAATACCGATCGGCAAGGCACCCTTTGGCTGTGTGCTAGCACAGGGCTCTACACGGTCGATCCCCGAAAGGGCGTTACGGCCCGCTACTGGAGTGGGGGCAAAGGCTCTTTTAAACTACCCGCCGACAGCTATCAGCACTTTTACCAGGACCCACTCGGGCTATTCTGGCTGGCAACGGCCAATGCCGGATTGATTCGCTGGGATCGCTCCCAAAGCCGCTATCGCCAGTTCAGACGGGCCGATGGGCTGAACAACGATAATATCTACGCCGTGTATGCCGACAGGCGAGGCCATCTTTGGCTTAGTAGCGACAACGGTATCATGCAGTTCGATCCGGTTCGGCTCACTACCCGGACTTACACAGAGCAGGAAGGCATCACTCACAACGAATTTAACCGCATTGCCCATTATCAGGATGCGCAGGGACGGCTTTACTTCGGGGGACTCAACGGGGTGACTGCCTTCAATCCCCGTGATTTTGACGCCGAGCCCGCCCTACCCGCCTTACCCTTGCGTATGGTCTCCTTTCGTCAGTTCGATGCCAGTCGCAACACGCTGGTCGACAAAACCGAAGAACTCCTCAAAACCAGGCAAATCACGCTGCAACCCAATGACCGGAGCAGTATTCTTCACTTTGCACTACTTAATTACACCGACGCTCAGAAAAACAAGTATGCCTACCAGTTTAGCGGGTTAGCTGATACCTGGCACTACCAGGCCGAACCCTACCTGCGGCTGGGTAATCTTCCCTACGGCGACTACAAATTGCTGATAAAGGGGCAGGCCGCCGACGGTCGGATGTCGGTGGTCCCGCTGTCTTTCAAGGTACGCGTACTGCGGCCGTTTTACTTGCGCGGCTGGTTTCTCTTTTCGATGGTGTTTCTAATGCTGGGTGGTGTTTGGGGATGGGGACGGTGGCGGAACAGGCAATACCACAAAGCACAGATTAGGCTTCAAACCCGAATCGATGAGGCTACCCGAACTATTGCCCGGCAGGCTCAGGATCTAAAGCAGCTCGACGAAGCCAAATCCCATTTTTTCGCCAACATTTCTCACGAGTTCCGTACCCCCCTAACCATCATCTTGGGCATGGCCGACAGACTTCACCAGCAGGCAGATCCTCAGTTGAAGCAATCGGCCAGCATGATTGAGCGTAATGGCCAGAGTCTGTTGAGGCTGGTCAACCAAATTCTGGATCTGACAAAATTGGAAGCCGGGGCCATGTCGTTGCAACCCGTCCGGGCCGATCTGGTTGGCTTCATCCAGTACGTCGCCGAGTCGTTCCAGACCATGGCCACTACCAAAGGCATTCAACTGCATTTTCAGGCCGACCAGTCCGAACTTGATACCGACTTTGATAAGGGTAAACTAGGCGATATCCTGTCCAATTTATTCACCAACGCCCTTAAATTTACTCCCGCCGGTGGACTCGTTTCCTGTACATTGGCCATCTATCCGATATATCCTTCCCTGACAAACGATTACTACGAAGCCGTCGTACCGACACAGCCCGGCGAAGGGCCCTGGATTTCAATTCATGTTCGCAATACTGGTCCCGGTATCAGCGCGCAGGACCTCCCGCACATTTTCGACCGGTTCTACCAGCGATCCGCACCGATGAATCCGACGCAGCCAGTTTCCGGAACGGGTATTGGACTCTCGCTGGTGCGGGAATTATTGGTACTCATGAACGGCGGACTAGCCGTGCGAAGCCAGCCTGGCGAGGGAGCTGAGTTTGCTATCCGGTTACGCCAGATCCGACAGAATACAGTGCCCCTGACGCTTAGTGCTGAGCCGATTGTCCCGTATCCGACCACGCCGGACAAAGTCGAACTTATGGCCAATGCTGGCGCGGACAAGCCGGTGTTACTGCTGGTGGAAGATAATGACGATGTGGCCCGCTACATTGTTTCCTGTATCCAGACTGATTACCAAGTCCTTTGTGCCCCAAACGGGCAGGCAGGTATTGATCTGGCTCTTGAGAAAATACCTGACCTGATTATCAGCGATGTGATGATGCCGCTCAAGGACGGCTTCGAACTCTGCGGTACGCTGAAGAGTGACGAACGCACCAGCCACATTCCTATTGTACTGCTCACGGCCCGGGCTGCTACAGACGATCGACTTACAGGCTTACGGCGGGGGGGCGATGCGTATCTGGTTAAGCCATTCCAACGGGAAGAGTTACTCTTGGTGCTGAGTAATTTGCTACAGACCCAACGGCGGTTACAGCGCTATTACAGTCAGCGGGCGCTGGGTGATTTGCAGCCCGGTCCAGTTTCGCTTGGAGAAACCGATGCGAAGGAAGACCAGTTCTTGGCGAAACTGCGAAGAACTCTGGAAGATCATTTGGATAACGTAGCGCTTGATAACGACATGATCTGTCAGTTAATGGGCATGAGCCGGAACTCGTTGTATCGCAAGCTGATGGCGCTGACGGGTATGTCAACAACGCCTTACCTGAGGACCCTTCGTGTGCAAAAAGCCGAAGAATTATTGAAGTATTCCACGTTGAGCATTACCGAAGTAGCCTGTGTGGTGGGCTTTGGCAGCACCCGGCACTTTAGGCGAGTTTTTATGGAAGAAAATGGGGTTTCTCCTACTGCTTTTAGAACTATGAAACAACCGATGGATAGCTAA
- a CDS encoding tetratricopeptide repeat protein, with the protein MKTYITLFLSGLAVTTLAQTPTPDANTLMNLGQFDEAKTLLSRNAQQNPSMQTYFDAGYGYLRAGQPDSARVWFEKGLSLDEKRVPLNQTGTAITYLVKNDLANAGPKLEEVVSKSKGKNAEILFRIGEAYTGYLSAGNGSIKPVYPKVVDAAKAIDFLNRAADRDKKNASIQLALGDAYYLNRDAGTAVSRYESALELGMNASRVYQRIGDIYWQGRNLNLAVENYRKAIDANPSYSPAYNQLAELYFLVNRYKEAASYIDQYVNVSKDKRQETLLRQAQFHFLAKDYQRTVNLIDSNRTALAQNPIVYRIEGWAYSSLKQPQKAIQNINTFLEKAPDKAMPDDYKYLGNAYLGIENPGSDSLKVINDSLGIMNLAKAAPFDTTENLYSDIAKYYYRAKKHPQAVAALDSAAKHGFKADVQDLFRYGMSNYTLGFQRDSLGKLVRDTARFALADSALALAQKASPEYAPTVLYRAKANYYAYAPEEAVRNGKAKPYFEEFINMVADKQEERNRYKKDLILAFKYLISYNELVTKDANARNEWLQKGLVFFPENKDLAKIAAPETDTVDQ; encoded by the coding sequence ATGAAGACGTACATAACTTTATTCCTTTCGGGATTGGCTGTTACTACGTTAGCGCAGACGCCAACGCCCGATGCTAATACGCTGATGAATCTAGGCCAGTTCGACGAAGCGAAAACGCTTCTCAGCCGGAATGCTCAGCAAAATCCTTCCATGCAAACCTACTTCGATGCTGGTTATGGATACCTGCGCGCGGGCCAGCCTGACTCGGCCCGCGTTTGGTTTGAGAAAGGACTCTCGCTGGACGAAAAGCGTGTTCCGTTGAATCAGACGGGGACGGCAATTACGTACCTGGTCAAAAATGATCTGGCAAATGCAGGCCCTAAGCTTGAGGAAGTTGTCAGTAAGAGCAAAGGCAAAAACGCCGAGATTCTTTTCCGAATCGGTGAAGCCTATACCGGTTATCTGTCTGCGGGTAACGGCTCAATCAAGCCTGTTTATCCAAAAGTCGTGGATGCTGCCAAAGCCATCGATTTCCTGAACCGGGCTGCTGATCGCGACAAAAAAAATGCATCTATTCAACTAGCGCTGGGCGATGCGTATTATCTGAATCGGGATGCGGGAACCGCTGTGTCGCGTTACGAAAGTGCTCTTGAATTGGGCATGAATGCGTCGCGCGTATACCAACGAATCGGTGACATCTACTGGCAGGGTAGAAACCTGAATTTAGCCGTCGAAAACTACCGAAAAGCCATCGACGCTAATCCGAGCTATTCCCCCGCCTACAACCAACTAGCGGAATTGTACTTCCTGGTAAACCGCTATAAAGAAGCAGCCAGCTACATCGATCAATATGTAAACGTATCGAAAGACAAGCGGCAGGAAACGCTCCTGCGACAGGCGCAGTTTCACTTTCTGGCCAAAGATTACCAACGTACTGTCAACCTGATTGACAGCAACCGCACGGCACTGGCGCAGAACCCAATCGTGTATCGCATTGAAGGTTGGGCGTATTCGTCGCTTAAGCAACCACAGAAAGCAATCCAGAACATAAATACGTTTCTGGAAAAAGCACCGGATAAAGCCATGCCTGACGATTACAAATATTTGGGCAACGCTTACTTAGGCATTGAAAATCCGGGTAGTGATTCGCTCAAAGTAATCAATGATTCGCTGGGCATAATGAACTTGGCCAAAGCCGCTCCCTTCGATACAACGGAGAATCTGTACAGCGACATTGCCAAGTATTATTACCGGGCTAAGAAGCATCCGCAGGCCGTTGCAGCACTCGATTCAGCCGCTAAGCACGGGTTCAAAGCCGACGTACAGGATTTGTTCCGCTACGGCATGAGCAATTATACACTTGGATTTCAGCGGGATAGTCTGGGCAAACTCGTTCGGGATACGGCCCGCTTTGCGCTGGCCGACTCGGCGCTAGCTTTGGCGCAGAAAGCCTCACCTGAGTATGCACCTACTGTGTTGTACCGGGCTAAAGCCAACTACTATGCTTATGCACCGGAAGAAGCCGTTCGGAATGGTAAGGCGAAACCATATTTTGAAGAATTTATCAACATGGTAGCCGACAAACAAGAGGAGAGAAATCGCTACAAGAAAGATCTGATTCTGGCGTTTAAGTACCTGATTTCCTATAACGAACTGGTTACTAAAGATGCTAATGCCCGAAATGAATGGCTTCAAAAAGGGCTGGTGTTCTTCCCGGAGAATAAGGACCTGGCAAAGATTGCCGCTCCGGAAACTGATACGGTTGATCAGTAA
- a CDS encoding response regulator transcription factor, giving the protein MKVLLVEDEVSLASFIRKGIESEGYEIDVAYDGLVGQHLADNNSYDVIVLDVNLPHVNGFTLCRHIKQNSPRLPVLLLTALDSLPDKESGFGAGADDYLVKPFEFRELMLRIKALARRNHAFSGLKTVLRVADLELDTEAHSVKRAGQRIELTAREYALLEYLMINQGRTVSRVDIAEKVWDLHFDTNTNVIDVYINYLRKKIDKDFSPKLLHTVIGMGYVLRN; this is encoded by the coding sequence ATGAAAGTATTGCTGGTTGAAGACGAAGTAAGTCTGGCTTCGTTCATTCGCAAAGGTATTGAGAGTGAAGGTTACGAAATTGATGTGGCTTACGATGGCTTGGTGGGCCAGCACTTGGCTGACAATAACAGTTACGACGTTATCGTTCTGGACGTTAACCTGCCTCACGTAAATGGCTTCACGCTTTGTCGGCACATCAAGCAGAACTCCCCCCGGCTACCCGTGCTGTTATTGACCGCGCTGGATAGTTTACCTGATAAAGAAAGTGGCTTTGGCGCGGGAGCCGACGATTATTTAGTTAAGCCCTTCGAGTTTCGCGAATTGATGCTACGGATTAAAGCGTTGGCTCGGCGAAACCACGCTTTTTCAGGACTAAAAACGGTGCTACGCGTAGCCGATCTCGAATTGGATACCGAAGCCCACTCGGTTAAGCGCGCTGGACAACGAATAGAATTGACCGCCCGTGAATATGCGCTTCTGGAATACCTGATGATCAATCAGGGGCGGACCGTCAGCCGGGTCGATATTGCCGAGAAAGTGTGGGATCTGCACTTTGACACAAATACCAATGTGATTGATGTCTACATTAATTACCTACGCAAAAAGATAGATAAGGATTTTAGCCCTAAACTCTTGCATACGGTTATAGGCATGGGCTACGTGTTACGAAATTAA
- a CDS encoding HAMP domain-containing sensor histidine kinase, with protein MQIKHKLILWFSSLVASILLLFSIYVYSTYASFRQRSIEDRLERKARVTEQLLTLRGSVAGSVITSMPEQVEFVYSPADSLIYASQATNDFVADSAFRQQVRRERLVRFQYESSDHMYPKDGVALTYAGVSPSPDGREYVAIATAYDQDGYQRQKNLRDLFVVGNVVAISLVSLLGYFFSRQALKPLNKLIDQINTPAASTLPFRLRPDNVHDEVGVLAQAFNDLLTRQERLVENQRSFIAQASHELRTPLTTIKGWLETSLLYDTDAENLKRGMTQAVIELDKLTALANGLLQLARIDGVDAQLDRQPLELVEIVLDAADTLGQQRAGQSLSVQLSDGVLEQPTPVMVLGNAHLLRTALLNLLDNAVKYSNGQPVTMCLEMDTEERARIRIEDQGIGLAPGEEEQVLLPLVRGSNVQSIGGFGIGLTLAHRIISLHQGRLQLRPRPEVGTITEVTLPLQNA; from the coding sequence ATGCAGATAAAACACAAGCTGATCCTGTGGTTTTCGTCGCTGGTAGCGAGTATTCTGCTCCTTTTCTCGATCTATGTCTACAGCACCTATGCCAGCTTCCGGCAGCGGTCTATTGAAGATCGGCTGGAACGGAAAGCACGCGTAACGGAGCAGCTACTAACGCTCAGAGGATCGGTAGCGGGTAGCGTTATTACGTCGATGCCCGAACAGGTTGAGTTTGTGTATTCACCCGCCGACAGTCTAATTTACGCCAGTCAAGCCACCAACGATTTCGTCGCTGATTCCGCTTTTCGGCAACAGGTACGGCGGGAGCGACTTGTTCGGTTTCAGTACGAAAGTTCCGACCATATGTACCCCAAAGATGGTGTTGCGCTGACCTATGCGGGTGTTTCGCCTTCGCCAGATGGACGAGAGTATGTAGCTATTGCAACCGCCTACGATCAGGATGGCTACCAACGGCAAAAGAATCTGCGCGACCTGTTTGTTGTCGGCAATGTCGTGGCCATCAGTCTGGTTAGTTTACTGGGTTACTTTTTTTCCCGACAGGCACTCAAACCCCTCAACAAGCTGATTGATCAGATCAACACCCCGGCGGCCAGTACGTTGCCCTTCCGACTGCGGCCTGACAACGTCCACGACGAGGTAGGCGTACTGGCGCAGGCGTTCAACGACTTACTTACCCGACAGGAACGGCTAGTTGAGAACCAACGCTCATTTATCGCTCAAGCATCCCACGAGCTTCGGACCCCCCTGACGACCATCAAAGGCTGGCTGGAAACGTCGCTGCTCTACGATACCGATGCCGAAAACCTTAAGCGGGGCATGACCCAGGCCGTTATCGAACTGGATAAGCTGACGGCTTTGGCCAATGGGCTGTTACAACTAGCTCGCATTGATGGCGTTGATGCTCAGCTTGATCGTCAGCCTCTCGAACTGGTTGAGATTGTCCTCGATGCCGCCGATACGCTCGGTCAGCAACGGGCGGGGCAATCGCTGTCTGTTCAGCTTAGTGATGGTGTTCTTGAACAACCCACGCCTGTTATGGTTCTGGGCAATGCGCACCTCCTTAGAACGGCTTTATTAAATCTGCTGGACAACGCAGTGAAGTATTCAAATGGTCAACCTGTTACAATGTGTCTGGAAATGGATACCGAAGAACGTGCGCGTATCCGAATTGAAGACCAGGGTATTGGCCTTGCTCCGGGTGAAGAAGAGCAGGTTTTACTGCCTCTAGTACGGGGTTCGAACGTGCAATCCATCGGTGGCTTTGGCATCGGATTGACGTTGGCACACCGCATTATAAGCTTGCATCAGGGGCGGCTCCAGCTACGCCCCAGGCCCGAAGTCGGGACCATCACGGAGGTTACTCTGCCTTTACAGAATGCTTGA
- a CDS encoding TolC family protein: MHRLKKRYIGLFIALVSGWGGQSLAQLGAPLSTAANPLTLSKALELARTNYPSLRGKLANIRAAESDAQALNLSLLPQAGVQAQTLNATSNQVRGAYVSNGGLLLPISGVRTDGFRNQAAWTSGLSMVIDWEAITFGRRQARRTQAQLAVEQAQADYEGELFTHQVRVCDAYLLALNAQKSVALQTTNLRRSQELQRIIRASTEGGLRPGIDSAVANTEVARAQLQVLESQQLAQQQVLRLTELIGQPNPTVQLDSMVFYNQLPQLPLTPGSNPALHPQLRVYQKTIDLGRANEALLKASALPSISVLGSLQGRGSGISEATQADGTFRIDPSLGAGLPLRSYNYIVGVTAIWRPTDLWRTKYVVSGQRERVNASQQAYEQQALGIQAASQNAVLQLQLAQARAQQAPLQLDAANQAYIQSQARYESGLDNIQALTQTSALLNRAEVDQALVTNSVWRALLLRAATAGDLDSFLQQLPR; encoded by the coding sequence ATGCACAGGCTGAAAAAACGATATATCGGGCTTTTTATCGCACTGGTCAGTGGCTGGGGCGGACAGAGTTTAGCGCAACTAGGTGCTCCGTTATCGACAGCCGCCAACCCACTTACCTTATCTAAGGCGCTGGAACTGGCTCGCACCAATTACCCTAGTTTGCGGGGAAAACTGGCCAACATCCGGGCGGCTGAATCCGATGCGCAAGCGTTAAATCTATCTTTGTTGCCACAGGCGGGGGTTCAGGCACAGACGCTGAACGCTACATCGAATCAAGTTCGGGGTGCCTATGTATCCAATGGTGGACTCCTCTTACCCATTTCAGGCGTGCGAACCGATGGGTTCAGAAACCAAGCGGCATGGACAAGTGGGCTTTCGATGGTGATCGACTGGGAAGCCATCACGTTTGGCCGTCGGCAGGCCCGGAGGACTCAGGCTCAGCTGGCAGTTGAGCAAGCCCAGGCCGACTATGAGGGTGAATTATTTACGCATCAAGTACGGGTCTGCGATGCCTATCTGTTGGCGCTCAATGCGCAAAAATCGGTAGCCTTACAAACCACTAACCTTCGGCGGTCGCAGGAATTACAACGAATTATTCGCGCCAGTACGGAAGGGGGCCTCAGACCCGGTATCGACAGCGCCGTAGCCAATACCGAAGTGGCCCGCGCACAGTTACAGGTACTGGAAAGTCAGCAGTTAGCTCAGCAGCAGGTACTTCGACTCACCGAGTTGATTGGTCAGCCGAATCCTACTGTCCAGTTGGATTCGATGGTCTTTTACAACCAGCTTCCACAATTGCCGCTAACGCCCGGTAGCAATCCGGCACTGCATCCACAATTACGGGTTTATCAAAAGACGATTGACCTGGGGCGGGCGAACGAAGCCCTCTTAAAAGCATCAGCCTTACCATCCATTTCGGTACTGGGTTCGCTCCAAGGACGCGGTTCGGGAATTAGCGAAGCAACCCAGGCTGACGGTACGTTCCGCATCGACCCGTCGTTGGGAGCAGGTCTGCCGCTACGGTCCTACAATTATATCGTGGGTGTGACGGCCATCTGGCGACCAACCGATTTATGGCGAACAAAATATGTCGTATCGGGCCAGCGGGAACGGGTCAATGCCAGTCAACAGGCGTATGAGCAACAGGCGCTAGGCATTCAGGCGGCTAGTCAGAATGCAGTTTTGCAGTTACAACTGGCCCAGGCTCGTGCGCAACAGGCTCCGCTTCAACTGGATGCCGCCAACCAGGCCTACATTCAGTCGCAGGCTCGGTACGAATCCGGACTGGACAACATCCAGGCTCTAACCCAAACGAGTGCACTACTCAATCGGGCTGAGGTCGATCAAGCTTTGGTCACGAATAGTGTCTGGCGTGCTCTGCTCTTACGGGCTGCTACCGCTGGTGATTTAGATTCCTTTCTCCAACAACTTCCCCGCTAA